One Aegilops tauschii subsp. strangulata cultivar AL8/78 chromosome 2, Aet v6.0, whole genome shotgun sequence genomic window, atttagggttccaccctacatcacatGCTTAACAGATCTCTGATAGAAATGTCTGTTCCCAAAATGTAGGAGAATTTCATTAACAATATACAAATATCCCGTGATAAGAAGTTTTGATATTATTTTAGGGATTAAGCATTCATTTCATGCGGAATAATATTGGACATAAACAAAGTGGTACTCATAAGGAAATGGTGTCATTACTGATCAAACTGAAGAGAAATATCTGAAAAGAACTGATATGTTGAGTTATGTTGAAGAAATATTTTAGTTAAGCTAGGTACTCGTAATAATTAGCGGGCTTGTTGGAGAATATTATTTTGGGGAAAATGTTTGAAACTTTTGTAGAATAAAAGTATATTGTGATATAGGGATAAGATTTTTTTTTAGGTAAATGCCGTCATGACGATTTATATTTCATGTGAAAAAGGGCTACATCGTTCGGTCAAATATCGAGCAAAAGTCAGGAGGCTCGGACTGCCACACAAGAGTTCGTTGGCCCTCGcacttactccctccgtttctttttagtccacatataaggtttggtcaaagtcaagttttgtggAGTTTGACTAattttatattaaaaaatataaacattcacaatatgaaatcaatattatCAGATGCACCATGAGACGTATTTTCATACTATATAGTCTTAGTATTGTAgatgttcatatttttttatataaatttggtcaaggtttgtgtagtttgactttaaccaaatcttatatgcggagtaaaaagagacggaggaagtactagCCAACAAATCAGCTGCCAGCATACTGACTTCCTTAGGGCAGTGTTAAAACCTAAGAAAATGAGTCCTCTCACTTAGTacatcgcaaaaaaaaaagagtccTCTCACTTAGTAACCACAGACATGGAGAATTATGACTTGCACAAGGAATAATTGTCTTTGATGTAGAACCCGGATGTTGTTTTGCGTACAATATTTTTGACGTGGTGAGAAAAGATAGGATGCTTTTGGCAAGAAAGAATAGTAAAGTGGAAAATGTGATTTTCTAGACAATACATCTTCAAGAATATAGGTATAATAAATTTTGCAATAAGCACATAAGTACAGATCCAAACAGCACAAGTTCCTCTCGTGCATGCTATACGCTGAATTTTAATCAAGCGTGGGTGGCCGTTGAGACCGCATTAAAGCTTAATCAGTCTCCTACGAGTATATGACATGTCGGCAAGCTGCTTTTTTTTCATGGTAATACGTGTCTTATTTATATCATAAAGATCCTAGTACAAATCATGTACATACCGACCTGACAAAACTGAAAAGACAGCAGAACGCTAGCCTTTGCATACAAGAACACCAGCCAAGAAGTAAAATTACAAACAAGACTGAAGAATCCtctgagcttgacaccaacgCCTGTCACCTGCCTCTGGCACCACCATAGCAGCCACCAAAGAAGAAAATGACGGATCACCTCCACACCCGAactcgacgcggctccatcgctgatatgcagatttgcggacctccaaggtggctcgCCAAAAAAGGCGAAGCCATTGCCGCTGAACGAATCAGACCGGGACaacaccccggacacgccatcgaactccagatctgACACCCCCGCCCAACTAAGACGTTGGAGGAGGAAACCATACCTGCCTGCCACGAACCACGAACCCAGATCCACCATCTTCCAGATGCCgtcgatgcagaccacaatctgcatccgctcctggactacctcccaagctccaCGCCGGCGCTGGAGCAAACGCCGTCGCAATGGCGGAGCCTGAGGACACAAGTCCACCATgaggatgccgccgccgccgcaccatcctTGCTTGAACAGTCTGGTTTCCAAACCCACCCTAAAAGCGGATTGCCTCGTTGGAGAAGGATCTGAAGATTTATTagtcgacgccgccatcgccaccgTCGAAGCTATGGCgataaacagcccaaaaccctaAAAAACTAAGGACTAAAACAATCCACACGCGTGGATCCGGCGACCCCCTCACTACCGACGACCGAGGTCATCAGCGGAGGGGAGCCGCCGGAGGATGGCGGCGGAGAAAGGCGCCCTGGCGGCAAGAGGCAAGATCACCTTTCTTTCTTCTCCTGGAAGAAAGAAAACGTGTATCCAATCTAGAGTTCTAGACAGAGATGTCGGCAAGCTGCTACTCAGCGCTCCAATCTGCCAAGCAAGGACTCTACGTTTTTGCGAAAGAGAGAAGACATGTATTCTACGTAGGTGCGCAGAGTTGCACGCGTGGAGCCATGGCCGCGCGCGGTGCGCAGTTGTCACGCCAGCTGGGGAGAGAGGTGGAGCCGTGGAAGTCGGCTGACAGGGAAAGAAACGCCCCGCAGGCGGAGCCTCCAGATGCGTATCTTCTGTGTAAAGACATGATGTTTGTTGCAGTAAATATAATCCCAGCTTTCTCTCGctcaagaaaagaaaaaacaagaaacGCAACATCAAAGAGTTAAGACCGCGGCGGCTTCACAGGAAGCTACGTATCGTCAGACAGACAGCGCCCAAATTTGCAGATCTCTCGGCGGCTCCGCAACGAGCAACCGGCGCTAGCTGCTCCCCTTCCCTCCCGCGTGCCGACGGAAGCTGTAGGCACGCCccgctccctccctccctccctccctccctcctctgTTTTCTGTACCGCACCGGCCGAGAGGCAGCGCGTGGCGACCGCCGATCTGGGTTTGGGCGCGGCGGACCGGAGGCATGTCGCCCTCGGGGAGGCCGCCGCTGAGGTACCTGCCCGCACCCTCAAGGCGGCCGAGGACGTCTGCATCCTTGTCTGCCTCGGCGCCTCCGACGACGGGGGCCGTTATCATGCTGCTGCTACACCGCCGCTGCTGCCTCGCGTTGGTGCTGCTGGCTGCCGCTGCTGCCTTGCTGTGCGCTGCTCCTATCTGCTCTCTTCTCTCTTGCTACAGATTTTTGCTGGCTAGTATTTTTTTTGTATGGCTGGGTAAATTATCCTCAGAAGTACTGTTTGTTTTTATGAGTTGACCGGTACATCGATAATCAGTGCATCAGTTTGTTGAGTGAGGGGAACACAAATGCAAGTAGTTTGATGTTAGTAGTTATAGGAAattgataaaataaaatacagatgAGTGCATTTGAGGAGTCGGTTGGAGTGCAAGCAAAAAATGGACAGGGGATCTTCTGTAGTGACTCTCCAAATGAGGATTTGGAGATTCAGTTGGCTCTTCACTATCTTGAAAATGATCATACAAATCTTCACGCTCTTGGTGTTTTGTTCTTCTAATGCTACTTCTTTGTTTTGAATAATCATTAGCTTAAGTTAATATCCCTGATGAATAAACATGAATATCTGCATCTTCAGGCACCATGTCGATGTTCCCAGGGATGGATCTTACTAAAATGGATGCTCCAACTCTTACCCTCCTTGGAGCAGCTTGTTGTGTAATGTTATCTATGCATTTCACAGTGCAGCTGGTATCACAACATCTTTTCTACTGGAAAAATGCCAAAGAGCAGAAGGCCATACTCATTATTGTGCTAATGCCTCCACTGTATGCCATAACTTCCTTTGTTGGTCTTCTGGATATTAAGGGAAGCAAAGCGTTTTTTACATGCTTGGAGTCTGTTAAAGAATGCTATGAGGCACTGGTGAGTCCTCTTGGGTCAATGACATTTTCACCTGAAGTTTGCGATTTCACTCACTTTTCCTTATATTTTTTCCTTTCAATTGTGCAGGTTATTGCTAAGTTTCTGGCATTGATGTACAGCTACTTAAATATATCTATTAGCAAAAATATTGTACCTGATGAAATCAAAGGGAGGGTGCTTCATCATTCTTTCCCTGTTTCTCTTTTCCTGGTATCTACTTACACCCTTCTATACTCTTATAGAAAGTTTGATGAATGTTGCTGTAATCTGCTCTTGAATTTTGGTAATGCAAGCTGCACTATGAATGACAAATTAGTAAGGGGGTCCTAGGTGCATACCCATGCTGAACCTTTACATATTTGAAGGATGCTGCATTGTTCAGTAATACTAAAGTGATTCATGGTCTGAACAAAAAGGTTTTTATACTCCATTAATAAAGTACTTATTCACATAGTAATATCTGTTTTAATTGAACCATGTACATATGAGTAGTCATGCTTAAGTTATGATTTTAACTTAGATTCTTCATGTGTTGTTCACTATGTTTGCCTATATGCGTTTAAATGTTGTCCTGCATGTGTAGTCTGGAAGCTATTAGCAGTACTGATAGTTAAGGCTTTTCACGCTGTTCATTAGTTTTACTTTGTGTGTACTGAAAGTAACCAATATGCTTCTGGTTCTGTGCTTTGGCAGCCCCGCAATGTTCGGCTGGAGCACAAGACATTAAAGCTTCTGAAGTACTGGACCTGGCAATTTGTTGTTGTTAGGCCTGTATGCTCCATTCTGATTATTGCACTTCAGCTTCTTGGGCTGTACCCCAGCTGGGTCAGCTGGACGTTCACAATTATACTGAACTTTTCAGTCTCCATGGCATTATATGCCTTGGTCATATTCTATCACTTGTTTGCTAAGGAGTTGGCACCTCACAAGCCTCTTGCGAAGTTCTTGTGCATCAAAGGGATTGTCTTCTTCTCTTTCTGGCAGGTAAATCACTTCCTCTCCTGGCTGGAAAGAGTTTGAATATTCTTATAAATATCTTTGGGGTTACTTTGTCTGTGTGTATGAATGTTATTGATGTAATTGTATGCCAGTTTGTCTTGATGGTTGCATTGGAACATTTAATTGAGGTGGCGATATTGGTTTAGTAATGTTGATAGTTAAGACATTTTATTCTTGCCATGTTATCTGTGATAATTTTGCATGAAGCTTCTTCTCTCATTTGCTCTTTGGATTTTGTCCAGCATGATATTTAATTACCTTATTTATTTTTATTACGGCTGATGGTTATCGATATAGGAGCTTTGTCTGCAATTTAATTTTCCATGCATTGCCATGTAAATATCCAAAttcagtaataataataataaaggtCGCAAAGAAACAACTATACATGGCTACCCTTGCCGTGAAAAAATAAGCTAGAGATAAGTGTGAAACGAGTTTATGAGCATAAATCAGTTAAATTGTTTCACCTTTCAACGCACAACTTTGTTGCAGTAGACATTGCTAGTGGACTCTTGTTGTGAGTGAATCACCCTATTGTCTACTATGGGTGCTTGAGGCAACATTCTAACTTGCAATCCTTCGCTGTAGGAAACTAACTAGCTAAATACGACACCTGTTTCATTTTGTAACACCGTTTCTTTTTATCAAATCAAATACGATCAAACTCCTGATTCTTGAATGCCGTTACTTGTCTGCAGGGCTGTGCACTGGATATTTTGGCTGCTGCAGGGGTGATTCAGTCTCACCATTTCTGGCTGGACGTGGAGCACATCCAGGAGGCAATCCAGAATATCTTGATTATCCTGGAAATGGTCATCTTCTCAGTCCTCCAGCAATATGCGTACCACGTCGCTCCGTACAGCGGCGCTGACAAGGCGAGATCCGTGAAGAAGAACGAATGATCCAGGGCTTCGTGCCAAGCAACGTCTTCCGCTGGCTCTTGTATGATTTTGTGTGTATGTGCTGGGAGTATTGATTCAAAGATGTTATAGGACGTGTATTTCCTTGTGGACACGTGTAGAGTCGTCGTTATACCTTGAACATTAGAAAAACGAGATGATCAGGAACAAGATATAGGAATGCTACTGTTGTTACCGTGCTGTGAGACTATGTAATGCCCGAATAAGGAGAATTTTGGGGGTTTCCTGCCCCGAATTGCGCCCAGAATAAATGGTGGTTTACTGTCGCCAAGATCATCGCGTGTCACTGCATGATTgttccaaaacttgtctgaaattatCACAGTGCTATGAGTCCAGGTATGGTTTGGATGGCATTGTTGTCGCATCTCTCTGCATACATAGGTGGTACCTGAAAGGGGAGCGCACCGCAcacagtggcaaagtgggcgactGACTGGTGTGGACTTGGGATGCCAGAAATTTGCAGGGTTTGATTTCAAGGTTCCTTTTCTCTTCAAGAAATGTAGTAAGAGGGTCCAGCGAAACGACTATCAGCGATCATTGATGTTCCCACTGGATGATGAGAAGCCCGCCTGTGTGAACGACACAGCCTGCACGACAACGGGACGATGCCCGATCCAGCCGTCGGCTGCACTTTACTGATATGCGTAGACGGACTGATATACGTTGTCGTTTGCACATCATCGTGTGCATAGCAGCACTCCACCATGATATGGACCTATTCATGAAGAACGAATCAACCTGTGAAGTTCAGCCTCACACAAAATTTAAGCCAGTGGAGAAGCCAAAGGAAGACCGGGCCGGTGAAATCGTATCTACGTCGGAAAGTTTGTGGTGCCTATTTTGGGCGGAATGCCACATCATATTTCAAGCTGCAACTTCCCATGTAAGCTAAATTAATTGCTCAAAAAACCCCAAGCTATATTAACTCTAGAAGGCTCTAGCACGTTTGAGGGGTTGCATAAGATGACATTTGAAGTCAGCTTTCATGCACAACAAACGATAAGTGACTAGCCTAAATTTGAATTTCAATCTATTGACATTTAAAGTTAGTGCAAAATAATATAAATGTGGTCAAACTTCTGACAAAATGTTAATAGGCGGAGAGAGAAAAAAACGAGAGGTAGTCATGTCATTACGAGAGAAGAGCTGCAAGGTTTTAAGAACTACAAGTACAGCATCGTGGACACAAGAACTCGAGAAGATCCGCGTTCTTTCGTGCTACCAAAAGACGGGCCCATAACTACGGCAGGGATGGCAACTTTTAGTTCAAGTGCGACAAGTTTCTTTTAGACGGTAAGTTTTACTAGTTTTTTGGGGGGTTGTTTTGGGATGGCAAAACGTCCATGCCACAGGGGCACTTGTTCTCTTGGGTCCTCAACACACTTCTTCTCTTGGGCCCCGCCGTCTGGTAGAAGATTTTGCACAGGACCAGCTCCCCATCTTCGTCTTCCTCGTCCTCGACGTCGCTGAGGTGATACtcgtgcatcacccagttggtcttCCTGGCCTTGTCTCGCGCGCTGCCGCCGAACGTGTTGGTGTAGAGCACCAGGATGTTCTTCCAGCCCGTCAGCCGGCCGTTGGCCTTCAATGTCATGCTTTTGCCGGTCTTGTACCACGCGGAACGAGCGTTGCACTCCGCCTTTATCTTCCGATGTTTCCTCCGTCCACTCTTGAACGCCTTGGGACGGTAGAAAAAATGCTTGATCGTGCCGTCCATCGTCACACCTGCTAGATCGATGATCAGACGAAGTAATTAACAGTCAGTTTGAGTTCGGCCGCGCCTGTGCGTGAAATGCCAGTGCTCTATAGCTTGGCGGATGCTAGACGCACCAAGGTTTACTTGAGGATTTTACGGCCTAATTAAATCGGACCAGTAGAATTGCAGATTTGCTACTACTGAATTGCTCCGCCTTCCACTAGTAGGTCTGTTTGGATTGCAGCCAACAGCGGCCCAACCAAAAAATTGGTAGTAGACCGGGGCCAATAATTTAGGGATATTTGTTACTGAGGAGGTGTTTGATTcagaagtcctaggactttttctagtcccaaagactaataaaaaagactcttcagtagagtctttttctagtccctatAGAAAAAGTCCCTCCCATTTGGTTCTTAAGGACTTTTTAGGTACTTTCTTTAGTCTCTGGACTAAAAAAGTcactgaaccaaacacccccgaATTGCTCCGCCTTCCACTAGTAGGTCTGTTTGGAGCGGCCCAACCAAATAATGTTACTGAATTGCTTCATCACAAACTGAtttcaaaaacaaaaacaaaaacccaaCAAACTCGACAGATCGGATCTAAAAACCCGAAACCCAACAATAATCCAATCCGTTCCCGGTTAGAAAATCCCGATAAGAATCCAAATCTGTTGACTAATACTTACAAGGTCGATTCCTTCCAAGGGGCTTGACTCATCTACTGCCGCGATGTTGAGGTCAAATCCCTTGAGAACTGGATCAACGACCATCGCGACCAGTGGATCGAAACGACGGCGGAACCTAATGCGGCTGTTCTGTTCTGGGAGGAAGAGGACTAGAGGAGGTTCAGCGAAGCGCTTGCAAGGGAAGCCTCTGGTGTCTCTTACTTCTCCATCTATCTATCTCTACCGAGTACTGACTGAGAACAGCAGCAGTTAATGCGAATGGGTGCGAGCTGGGGAAATTGGTGCCCTCGCCGGAAATCACAGGCAATAGTTGTTGCCTTTTTTTTCGGGGATACATTAGTTGGCTAATG contains:
- the LOC109755728 gene encoding protein LAZ1 homolog 1, whose product is MSMFPGMDLTKMDAPTLTLLGAACCVMLSMHFTVQLVSQHLFYWKNAKEQKAILIIVLMPPLYAITSFVGLLDIKGSKAFFTCLESVKECYEALVIAKFLALMYSYLNISISKNIVPDEIKGRVLHHSFPVSLFLPRNVRLEHKTLKLLKYWTWQFVVVRPVCSILIIALQLLGLYPSWVSWTFTIILNFSVSMALYALVIFYHLFAKELAPHKPLAKFLCIKGIVFFSFWQGCALDILAAAGVIQSHHFWLDVEHIQEAIQNILIILEMVIFSVLQQYAYHVAPYSGADKARSVKKNE
- the LOC109755731 gene encoding NAC domain-containing protein 73, yielding MVVDPVLKGFDLNIAAVDESSPLEGIDLFVMKQFSVTMDGTIKHFFYRPKAFKSGRRKHRKIKAECNARSAWYKTGKSMTLKANGRLTGWKNILVLYTNTFGGSARDKARKTNWVMHEYHLSDVEDEEDEDGELVLCKIFYQTAGPKRRSVLRTQENKCPCGMDVLPSQNNPPKN